One Ahaetulla prasina isolate Xishuangbanna chromosome 1, ASM2864084v1, whole genome shotgun sequence DNA window includes the following coding sequences:
- the LOC131190248 gene encoding uncharacterized protein K02A2.6-like produces HEGHPGIVRMKGLARSYVWWPLMDSEIAERVGKCQACQESRPLPPTAPVREWERPQGPWSRIHIDFAGPFHGQTFLVVVDAYSKWLEIILMRSMTAEAVISVLRHLFATHGLPDTLVSDNGPQFTATQFEEYLAEEGIRHALSAPFHPATNGLAERFVRSAKEALSRLKPGDWQSKIDIFLAVQHRTPCATTGRSPAELLMGRKLRCPLDRLN; encoded by the coding sequence cacgagggtcacccagggatcgttaggatgaagggtctagcgagaagctacgtgtggtggcccttaatggactccgaaattgctgaaagggtagggaaatgccaggcctgccaggagtccagacctctacccccaacggccccggttcgggaatgggaaagaccccaagggccctggtcaagaatccacattgattttgccggccccttccacggccaaaccttcctggtagtagttgatgcctactccaaatggctggaaatcattctcatgagatccatgacagccgaagccgtgatctcagtcctacggcacctatttgcaacacacgggttgcctgacacattggtttccgataacggcccgcaattcacggcaacacagtttgaggaatacttggcagaagagggcatccgccatgccctctcggcgcctttccaccctgcgacgaatggccttgcagagcgtttcgtccgaagcgcgaaagaggcattatccagactcaagccaggcgactggcaatcaaaaatagatattttcctagccgtccaacaccgaaccccctgtgccaccaccggcagaagtcctgccgaattactaatgggccgaaaactcaggtgcccactagaccgtttaaat